One genomic region from Leptolyngbyaceae cyanobacterium JSC-12 encodes:
- a CDS encoding protein kinase family protein (IMG reference gene:2510098345~PFAM: Protein kinase domain), with the protein MTELIGYQILEQLYHGTKSLVYRCQRDLAAQPVIIKLLQNEYPSFNELVRFRNQYILAKVLNLANIVQHYHLEPYRNGYALIMEDFGGISLKHWMESRQVWRRDAQFLDDFFKIAIQLAQVLHQIHQHRVIHKDIKPSNILINPNLNKLS; encoded by the coding sequence ATGACAGAACTGATTGGATACCAAATTCTTGAACAACTTTATCACGGGACTAAAAGTCTAGTTTATCGCTGTCAACGCGATCTAGCAGCTCAGCCTGTTATCATCAAGCTTCTGCAGAATGAGTATCCCAGTTTCAACGAGTTGGTTCGGTTTCGTAACCAGTATATCCTTGCCAAGGTGCTGAATCTAGCCAACATTGTTCAGCATTATCACTTGGAACCCTACCGCAACGGCTACGCTCTAATTATGGAGGACTTTGGGGGAATTTCCCTCAAACATTGGATGGAGAGTAGGCAGGTATGGAGAAGAGATGCTCAATTTTTAGATGATTTTTTCAAAATTGCAATTCAACTGGCTCAGGTTCTGCACCAGATCCATCAGCATCGCGTCATTCACAAAGATATTAAACCATCTAATATTCTGATTAATCCAAACCTAAACAAGTTAAGCTGA
- a CDS encoding response regulator with CheY-like receiver domain and winged-helix DNA-binding domain (IMG reference gene:2510098343~PFAM: Response regulator receiver domain; Transcriptional regulatory protein, C terminal; Hpt domain), with amino-acid sequence MRLLLVDDDEVLVQTLSKHLTAQHYAVDIALDGEDGWSFVQATSYDLIVLDVNLPKLNGLHLCQRLRQTGYQQPVLLLTAQGQDADKVAGLDAGADDYVVKPCTVEELCARIRALLRRQSASGTTVLEWGMLRLDPGRCEVTYQESLVPLSSKEYSLLELFLRQPQRVFSSSAILERLWGFEDAPSEETVRTLVKRLRHKLKAAGFEDAITTLYGQGYRLTPVPTRVPTCQSDDDAYSSSNQMCPRAVALAAWEQFKEPMLEQLAVIDQAVTRLQTDSLSQAQRHQAAQSAHKLAGSLGMFGFPAGSQLGREIEDWLHTPEETAELTHLMTLVANLHKELQVPPQALNLLKNEKNWVSLPPDQTLSLFVVTEDASFLRSLQVEGSQGGIQVNGVSQIRDAKKAIAQQVPDAILLDLSCSPLFEDSLSFLEECSIQYPSLPILGITASNTVGDRLEIVRRCRCRFITKALTPNDILGSIRELVAINQLADTRVLIVDDDPMMLATLQQTLSRWGIHLFTLANPDQFWQTLTAISPDLLILDVEMPKINGIDLCQLVRSDHTWDKLPIMFLTAHQDPATIQQLLSVGGDDYLTKPCTESQIIARLGNRISRSRSFYSPAKPISIVNS; translated from the coding sequence ATGAGGCTCCTGTTAGTAGACGATGATGAGGTATTAGTTCAGACGCTGTCAAAGCATTTGACAGCGCAGCACTACGCTGTGGATATAGCACTCGATGGTGAAGATGGTTGGAGCTTTGTCCAGGCAACGTCTTACGATTTGATTGTCCTGGATGTTAACCTGCCGAAACTCAACGGACTGCATCTATGTCAAAGATTACGGCAAACAGGTTATCAGCAGCCTGTTTTGTTGCTCACCGCTCAAGGGCAAGATGCTGATAAAGTAGCAGGCTTAGATGCTGGAGCCGATGATTATGTAGTCAAGCCCTGTACCGTTGAAGAATTATGTGCTCGCATCCGAGCCTTACTCCGTCGTCAATCAGCATCTGGCACAACGGTGCTGGAATGGGGAATGTTAAGGTTAGACCCAGGTCGATGTGAAGTGACATATCAAGAATCATTGGTACCACTATCGTCTAAGGAATATAGCCTGTTAGAGTTATTTCTGCGTCAGCCCCAGCGGGTCTTCAGTAGTAGCGCCATTTTGGAGCGTCTGTGGGGGTTTGAAGATGCGCCTAGCGAGGAAACTGTTAGAACCCTTGTGAAACGGTTGCGGCACAAACTGAAAGCGGCTGGATTTGAGGATGCGATTACTACGTTGTATGGGCAAGGATACCGCCTCACTCCAGTGCCAACTAGAGTGCCAACTTGCCAATCAGACGATGATGCGTACTCAAGCTCTAACCAGATGTGTCCACGAGCAGTAGCGCTTGCAGCTTGGGAGCAATTTAAAGAGCCAATGCTCGAGCAACTTGCGGTTATTGATCAGGCAGTTACCAGGCTCCAGACAGATTCGTTATCTCAAGCGCAGCGCCACCAGGCAGCCCAGTCCGCGCATAAGCTTGCAGGTTCCCTTGGGATGTTTGGCTTTCCTGCTGGGTCACAGTTGGGACGGGAGATTGAAGACTGGCTGCATACTCCTGAGGAAACAGCCGAATTGACTCATCTGATGACTCTCGTTGCCAATCTCCATAAGGAACTTCAAGTGCCGCCTCAAGCACTTAATCTCCTTAAAAATGAAAAGAATTGGGTATCCCTGCCCCCCGATCAAACACTCTCACTGTTCGTAGTTACGGAAGATGCATCCTTCCTTCGCAGCTTGCAGGTTGAGGGAAGCCAGGGCGGTATTCAAGTAAATGGGGTATCTCAGATTAGGGATGCTAAAAAGGCGATCGCGCAGCAGGTTCCAGATGCCATCCTCTTAGATTTGTCCTGTTCTCCATTGTTTGAAGACAGCCTGAGTTTTTTAGAAGAGTGCTCTATTCAATATCCTTCACTACCCATTTTGGGCATCACAGCTAGTAATACTGTGGGCGATCGTTTAGAAATTGTTCGTCGCTGTCGCTGTCGATTTATCACAAAAGCCCTAACCCCGAATGACATCCTTGGAAGCATCCGCGAGTTAGTTGCCATCAATCAATTAGCAGACACACGGGTCTTGATTGTCGATGATGACCCAATGATGCTTGCTACACTTCAGCAAACCCTGTCTCGCTGGGGAATTCACCTGTTTACATTGGCTAATCCTGATCAATTCTGGCAAACATTGACGGCGATCTCACCAGATCTCTTAATTTTGGATGTTGAAATGCCTAAGATTAATGGCATTGACTTATGTCAACTGGTGCGAAGTGACCACACCTGGGATAAGCTGCCGATCATGTTTCTCACTGCTCACCAAGATCCGGCAACCATTCAGCAACTGTTGAGTGTTGGGGGCGACGATTATCTGACTAAACCCTGCACTGAATCCCAAATTATTGCCCGTTTAGGCAATCGGATAAGTCGCAGTCGCAGCTTTTACTCGCCAGCAAAACCAATCTCAATCGTAAATTCATAG
- a CDS encoding response regulator with CheY-like receiver, AAA-type ATPase, and DNA-binding domains (IMG reference gene:2510098344~PFAM: Response regulator receiver domain): MTTRQLLLIDDEAAIRTIATASLQMTRTWKVLTAASGEQGIAIAQNHPLDAILLDVKMPKVDGLATLKALKANSATQAIPVILLTATIKVTTQQEYAQLGARAVIIKPFDPANLATQVETALNWAN; encoded by the coding sequence ATGACAACCCGACAATTGCTACTGATTGATGATGAAGCTGCTATCCGAACAATTGCAACAGCCAGTTTGCAAATGACAAGAACCTGGAAAGTGCTAACTGCCGCATCTGGCGAACAAGGCATCGCGATCGCTCAAAACCATCCGCTAGATGCAATCTTATTAGATGTAAAAATGCCAAAAGTTGATGGTTTGGCAACGCTCAAAGCACTCAAAGCAAATTCTGCCACTCAAGCCATTCCAGTGATTTTATTAACCGCAACAATCAAAGTAACTACTCAGCAGGAGTATGCCCAACTAGGGGCAAGAGCAGTGATTATTAAGCCCTTTGACCCCGCTAATCTGGCGACTCAAGTTGAAACAGCTCTCAACTGGGCAAATTAA